Part of the Trichoderma asperellum chromosome 1, complete sequence genome is shown below.
GGGCGAACATTCCGTCATGCCATAGCCTTGGCCAATACGCCATTTCGGGAACATCTTGAGCAACGAGTCGACAACTTCGGGACCTAGCGGAGCTGCGCCGCAGTAGACGAAGCGCACGCTGCTGAGATTGTACTTGGCGACCTTGTCAGGGTTACTGATGACGTGGATGAGCATCGGCGGGACGACGAACAGCTGCTCAATGCCAAAGCGCTGGGTGGCGCCGAGTAGATCGTCAAAGTTGTACTTTGGCAGCACAATGGCTTGATCGCCGCGGAACTGGCCGAGGGTACAGACGAGAACAAGCGCGTATATGTGTGAAAACGGCAACACTCCAAGGTAATTCTGCGTCTCGACGCTGATTTGTTTGCGGGGGATGCTCTCAAAGTGGAAGACCTGGAGGACGTTGGCAATTACGTTGGCGTGGGAAATCATGACGGCTTTCTTGACAGCGGCCTTTTGTTAGCTTCAAATACGACGTTCCAAACAACCAGCAAGTACTCTTAAGCTTGCGAGCTTTCTGTTACATGGGTAGGGATCAACAAAACAACTCCCACTTACCGGCATGCCAGAAGTGCCGCTGGAATAGCAAAGATAGGCTGTCTGTCTTGCGCCCTGCCCCTTGATCCAATGAAGAGGcttcagcggcggcagcttgCTGCCTTCAGCAACCAAATCGTCAATGGTCACATATGGCGCGGGATTGTCGAAGCCCGAAACGGGCACTATGAAGATGCGGTCTCGGGGGATTCCCACGGCGTCGGCGGCCTTGAGCGCATTGTCAAGCAGGGGGGTGCAGGTGAATACGGCCTTGGCTCCCGATGTACGGAGCTGGTGCTCGAGCTCTTGCGCAGAGTaggcggcgctggctggcgtGACGATGCCGGACAGGCGGTGGATGGCGTGGGTAAAGGGAAGATAGTCGAtctggaaaaggaagagaaccATATGTCTCGTTAGACTCGCAGCTTGAAGACCAACACTTTGGCTTGGTTTCGGAGATGTGGGCTCGGCTTTTAGCGTACCGCGTTGACTGAGTATATCGCGACAACTCTCTCCCACTCGGTTTCCTCGTGAAGGTTGAAGCCCAATCGCTTGCCAATCGCGCGCGCCAGCAGGTCTGTCCGCTCAGCTACCTGGACGGCGGTGTAGGTCTTGCCCGTGAGGCCACATGTGTACGGGTTTCTGGACTTGGCCAGCGGGAGGAGCCTGCCGTGCTTCTCATCACGTAGGAACTCTTCAATGGTGATGGAATCCGGAATATCTGTCCCCCACGAGTGAGCTTGTTTCCGGGTGGAGTTGAGTTCAGAGACAGCAGTTTCTGCTCTGGCGCGtgtgcaaaaaaagagacaaaccTGGCAATTGGGGGACATATGATGGCGGTGTGAAGACCATGGCGATTAATGtgtcctttttcttctatctaGAGCTGTTTATGCAGAAACGTGAAGGGAAAAACAGAAGAGGGGCATGAACAGAAATTAGCCGGGGAGACTGGAGGGGAAACAAGAAGGACAGAAAGAAGACAGAAAGAGGCGAGAATATATGAGAACTGAGAACTGGGAATGGCTCACTCCTTGCACAAGTCGAGACGAAAAAGAGACATCGCTGACGGGCTGGGGCAAAGCCGTCAGCTTTGGTTTAACCTCGTTGATCCGAGGTCAATTATATCGACGGCATCTCCACTCGGGAGTCGACATCGGCTATTGCGGGTACTCCCCTGACGCCGCCACAACGTGCTGTAACTGCAGCACCCGCGCCAACGGAGCCTTCTGGGCAGGAATTAATTAGCGCCcggatttttcttttccccctcgACCGCTGTGACGGTATCACGAATCCATTGCACATTACTACTCCTGCAAGCACCCAATCGAAAATATGCCTTTCATAAACAAGTGCATATACTGGTTTGGCATTTCTTgtgtttctttctcctccttctcctcttcttcttgctcttcttcttcttgccataAAACCGCCTCTCCGCCAGTTCTGATCAGCAACAAGAGAACCCGAGCGTCTCTTCCAGGCGGCTGGCGCGATTCAGTTTTCGGTTGCTTCTCCGCAACGGCAGAGCCACGCTACTCCAACAGTTCAGGCCCTACGGTGCGGAGAATCAATGCTAGTGATGGACTAGCGTTTAGCAACTGGACTCTCGACTACGTGCTCTCCAGACTATTACCCCAGATTACTCCGCCAAGTGCAGGCTGGGCCTGTCCACTACTGCGTTGCCGACCTGGCAAGCCGTCGCAGGCGTTTCTCCAGTCCGAGCCTCCGAAACGAGCTGCATCACTCGGACGCTCGGATTCTCGACGACAATCACTGACGACCTCAACTAGGCGATTTAACCGAGGGTAGAAAGAAGCGTCAACGGATGGTGAGTGTTCCGCAACTTTTCCTACAGGTGCTCTTCGTTCCGACGAAATAGGTCTCCGCTGACACGGAGCCGTTCCGATAAGACAACAGTCTTTTCCGGCCTTTCTGACAGCTTTTCTGTGGGACTGTCCCCCCCGAGTCTGGACTTTATCTTCATGGCCCCGCTTCAATCTTCATTCGACGGTTTCCAACATGACAGTGACACATCATGCCTCTACAACGCGGTAGTATTGAGGAAAATGCTGGTGGTTGGGCTCGCATTGTCTGCGTGAAACAATTCATATGGTTAAGCAGCTGGTAACAGGCGAAAGTGgcagtgctgctgctaccagtAGTTACCACTTCCAAGTAAGCCCAGATAAGTTCCCTTTTTTCGTTGGCCTATGGAGCACAGGCATACAGTATGTAGGTATGCAAGTCATCTATACAGACACTAACCAAAAATTAACGGCCGCACAGCCCGTCCGTATATACAACTATATGCAAAGCAGAGGGGATATAAATAAGCAGCAACAGGGGAGGGGTGGgggcaaaacaaaagactCCGCGAACGGCTCTCTATGCAATATTGACAACCAAAGCCAAAGTTCCCAGCACAACAAATACCCATGTCAAAGCCTGCGGCCGCAcaccaccatcttcatcgcctccACCACTGCCGGAGCCACCCCCGGTGCTGGTGGCACTAGGTTCGGCCGTGGCCTCGGCCTGCCCAATGGTTTGGGTTGTGACGACTCCGGTTTTGCATCCAATGTCGAATACTGGACACGAGGTCACAGTAAATACAGTCGTGATCGTTCCGGTTGGACTACTGTGGGTGGTCGCTATTGTGGCCTGGAACAACAAAAAGATGTGATTAGTTATTTGCTATCTGACTGAAAAGCaggagagagggggaaatGGCTTTTGCGACCGGTCACTGCTGCTACTCACCGTAGGACCGCCTGTGCCTGTAAAAGTGGCGGCGTTGGCGTTACAGTTGCCTTCAACGTTGGGCACAGCGTTGGCTCCTTTGCCGACTACAACAATATCACTGCTTCCACAGTCGGCTGCCTGGGCAATGTGGACTTGTTTATTGTCCCAGTCAAAAACAAAGTATCCGGCCCTCAACACGGTGTCTCCCAAAATCTGCTGGTCAGTAGTAAGGACAAGGCCGACATAGCACAGCGAGTTGTCATCGTCAGTTGAGTCATCGCCTGAGCTTTCACCCGAGGAAAGGATAAAGTCGCTGAAGTCGACGCGGACCGTCTTGTTGCCAAACCCGAAATCAACACTGCCACCGGCATTACGAGTCGAGCACGGCACATAGAAATAACCTTCGCCATCGTCTTGAGCACCCAATGCGTCAAGTATGGGTAAAGCAACAGCCGAGTGCATACGGGTGAGCGACGTTCCGGAGTCTAGCATCACATTTGTGTCGGAAGCCCCGAGCTTGAAGCTCTGCGACTGATCAATGGTAACGCCCAGTGTAGTGAGATTGACGGCTAGGCGGGTCTCGCCCTGGATACCAGGCACAATGGGTCGTGCCTCTAAAGATCCAATGTACTTGCTGCGATCTAGGCCGCCGTAGATGATGGCCCCCGTCTGAGAGCTCGCGTGTCGCAG
Proteins encoded:
- a CDS encoding uncharacterized protein (EggNog:ENOG41), with the translated sequence MVFTPPSYVPQLPDIPDSITIEEFLRDEKHGRLLPLAKSRNPYTCGLTGKTYTAVQVAERTDLLARAIGKRLGFNLHEETEWERVVAIYSVNAIDYLPFTHAIHRLSGIVTPASAAYSAQELEHQLRTSGAKAVFTCTPLLDNALKAADAVGIPRDRIFIVPVSGFDNPAPYVTIDDLVAEGSKLPPLKPLHWIKGQGARQTAYLCYSSGTSGMPKAVMISHANVIANVLQVFHFESIPRKQISVETQNYLGVLPFSHIYALVLVCTLGQFRGDQAIVLPKYNFDDLLGATQRFGIEQLFVVPPMLIHVISNPDKVAKYNLSSVRFVYCGAAPLGPEVVDSLLKMFPKWRIGQGYGMTECSPTVCTTSELDVLSGSSGSLLPGKRAKLIDLEGKEVTTYDTPGELLVQSPAVVLGYLNNEKANAETFLHHEDGRWLRTGDEVIIRKSAQGHEHIIVVDRIKELIKTKGHQVAPAELEAHLLSHPYVSDCAVIPVHDTYAGEVPKAYVVKSDTECSGKSDKDIEAAVQKHVKEHKAKHKWLAGGIEFIDAIPKSPSGKILRRLLRDKEKKARQANGAKL
- a CDS encoding uncharacterized protein (EggNog:ENOG41~MEROPS:MER0080922~TransMembrane:1 (n8-16c21/22o515-532i)~SECRETED:SignalP(1-21)) — encoded protein: MRSTTTRSALALLVAAQYAEAADAMFPRAESGDGYLSIPVGTIQRPHKVGKRSAIDAVLENMDFFYAIEIGLGTPPQNVTVLVDTGSSELWVNPDCSNAPSMQQEQQCRTLGQYNPRKSKTPPVGPFGSEEINYGDPSDSSTQTSVDITYYADVISFGKSQVKNQTFGVVTSSQGQAQGIMGLAPDVQGGFPGDEPYSLLLNTMADQGVIASRVFSLDLRHASSQTGAIIYGGLDRSKYIGSLEARPIVPGIQGETRLAVNLTTLGVTIDQSQSFKLGASDTNVMLDSGTSLTRMHSAVALPILDALGAQDDGEGYFYVPCSTRNAGGSVDFGFGNKTVRVDFSDFILSSGESSGDDSTDDDNSLCYVGLVLTTDQQILGDTVLRAGYFVFDWDNKQVHIAQAADCGSSDIVVVGKGANAVPNVEGNCNANAATFTGTGGPTATIATTHSSPTGTITTVFTVTSCPVFDIGCKTGVVTTQTIGQAEATAEPSATSTGGGSGSGGGDEDGGVRPQALTWVFVVLGTLALVVNIA